In Camelina sativa cultivar DH55 chromosome 16, Cs, whole genome shotgun sequence, a single window of DNA contains:
- the LOC109129587 gene encoding protein RRP6-like 1 has product MDFMDKNDIEMKPVKPLPLEETTFKIVEEVKDLKELAATLQSVEEFAVDLEHNQYRSFQGLTCLMQISTRTEDYIVDTFKLWDHIGPYLRELFKDPKKKKVMHGADSDVIWLQRDFGIYVCNLFDTGQV; this is encoded by the exons ATGGACTTTATGGATAAAAATGATATAGAGATGAAACCTGTTAAGCCTCTCCCATTGGAAGAGACTACATTTAAGATTGTTGAAGAAGTGAAAGATCTAAAGGAATTAGCTGCGACATTGCAAAGTGTTGAAGAGTTTGCT GTTGATCTGGAGCATAATCAGTATAGATCTTTTCAAGGATTAACATGCTTGATGCAAATCTCTACCAGGACCGAGGATTATATTGTTGATACATTCAAGCTTTGGGATCACATTGGTCCTTATCTAAGGGAACTCTTCAAAgaccctaaaaagaaaaag GTAATGCATGGAGCAGATTCAGATGTTATTTGGCTTCAACGGGACTTCGGCATTTATGTCTGCAATCTTTTTGACACAGGACaggtttga
- the LOC109129474 gene encoding uncharacterized protein LOC109129474, translating into MSNCKPCLTPVDTHNKLAEDDGPPVVDLTLYCGLAGALQYLTFTRPDISFVVQQGTLDHRLHFYKNSPPSLTAYSDAAYVSLNSDDSLTAYSDADWAGCPST; encoded by the exons ATGAGCAACTGCAAACCATGTCTTACTCCAGTCGATACGCACAATAAGTTGGCTGAAGACGATGGGCCTCCTGTTGTAGATCTGACATTATATTGTGGTCTCGCTGGAGCATTGCAGTACCTGACTTTCACAAGACCTGATATTTCGTTTGTCGTTCAACAA GGCACCCTCGATCACCGGCTCCATTTCTATAAGAACTCTCCACCTTCTCTCACTGCCTATTCCGATGCTGCTTATGTTTCTCTAAACTCTGACGACTCACTCACCGCCTATTCTGATGCCGATTGGGCGGGCTGCCCCTCTACATGA
- the LOC104750265 gene encoding dehydrin HIRD11-like — translation MAGLINKIGDALHIGGGNKEGEHKKHEEEHKKHVDEHKSGEHKEGIADKIKDKIHGGEGKSHDGEKKKKKDKKEKKHHGDGHHSSSSDSDSD, via the coding sequence atggcaGGACTCATCAACAAGATCGGAGATGCACTCCACATTGGAGGAGGCAACAAGGAAGGTGAGCACAAGAAGCACgaagaagaacacaagaaaCACGTCGATGAGCACAAGAGTGGCGAGCACAAAGAAGGTATCGCTGACAAGATCAAAGACAAGATCCACGGTGGAGAAGGCAAAAGCCATGAcggtgaaaagaaaaagaagaaggacaagaaggagaagaaacacCATGGAGATGGTCACCACAGCAGCAGCAGTGACAGCGACAGCGATTAa